A DNA window from Seriola aureovittata isolate HTS-2021-v1 ecotype China chromosome 8, ASM2101889v1, whole genome shotgun sequence contains the following coding sequences:
- the LOC130173959 gene encoding protocadherin gamma-A11-like, whose product MGHNGLPMQYGLAFICLAFHLVCGDVSYSVLEEMKRGSVIGNIAKELGLDLGRLSARKARVDTEDNNVQYCGVNLNTGDLIVQERIDREGLCARKASCVLKQELVLENPLELHRFTIRIQDINDNSPQFKEDSLRIEIQESAVKGARFLLGEAHDADIGENAVQGYSLQQNDHFKLDVNTKAGGRKYCELVLEKELDREDTREIMLLLTAFDGGSPQRSGTVAIHVIVLDANDNVPVFSQTVYKASLPENSPLDTLVITVSATDADEGVNGEVTYGFDHVSDENDNVFSLNPKSGEVRVAGAIDYEKVSSYDMQISAKDGLGLVSYTTLMIEITDINDNAPVIYLKSLSNPIAENVSPGTEVGIINVQDRDSENNRQVRCSIQQNVPFKLVPSIKNYYSLVTTGQLDRELVSDYNITITATDEGSPPLSSSKTVALSVADINDNPPVFEEQAYSAYVTENNKPGSTLCSVTARDPDWRQNGTVIYSLLAGEVNGAPVSSYLSVNGDTGVIHAVRSFDYEQFRSFKVHVMARDNGSPPLSSNVTVSVFISDVNDNSPQILYPAPEGNSFMTELVPKAAHGGSLVSKVIAVDADSGQNAWLSYHIVKSTDPGLFTIGLHSGEIRTKRDISESDSMKQNLIVAVKDNGQPSLSATCSMYLLISDNLAEVPELKDISYDEKNSKLTSYLIIALVSVSTFFLTFIIIILGVRFCRTRKPRLLFDGAVAIPSAYLPPNYADVDGTGTLRSTYNYDAYLTTGSRTSDFKFVTSYNDNTLPADQTLKKSASDFAEAFGELEGCSEV is encoded by the coding sequence ATGGGACATAACGGACTCCCGATGCAGTACGGCcttgcttttatttgtcttgCCTTCCACCTCGTTTGTGGAGACGTGAGCTACTCTGTTCTGGAGGAGATGAAACGTGGATCTGTGATTGGAAATATAGCTAAAGAGCTGGGACTAGATTTGGGCAGACTGTCCGCTCGCAAGGCCCGTGTCGATACAGAGGACAACAACGTTCAGTACTGTGGTGTCAATCTCAACACCGGAGACTTGATTGTTCAAGAAAGGATTGACAGAGAAGGGCTTTGTGCCAGAAAGGCATCGTGTGTTCTAAAACAGGAACTCGTTCTGGAAAATCCATTAGAGCTTCACCGTTTTACTATCCGTATTCAGGATATCAATGATAATTCACCACAGTTCAAGGAGGATTCGCTTAGAATTGAAATTCAGGAATCGGCAGTCAAGGGCGCGCGATTCCTTCTTGGAGAGGCACATGATGCAGACATCGGAGAAAATGCTGTTCAGGGCTACTCACTTCAGCAGAATGATCACTTCAAATTAGATGTAAACACAAAGGCTGGGGGAAGAAAATATTGTGAACTAGTATTAGAGAAAGAATTAGACAGAGAGGACACAAGAGAGATTATGCTCTTGCTAACTGCATTTGATGGTGGCTCTCCTCAGAGATCAGGTACTGTAGCCATACACGTCATTGTCCTGGATGCTAATGATAATGTACCAGTGTTTAGCCAAACCGTCTATAAAGCCAGTCTGCCTGAAAACTCTCCTCTAGATACATTGGTGATCACAGTGAGTGCAACTGATGCAGACGAGGGAGTGAACGGTGAAGTAACTTACGGATTTGATCATGTTTCAGATGAAAATGATAACGTGTTTTCTTTAAACCCCAAATCGGGAGAGGTGAGAGTAGCTGGAGCTATTGATTATGAGAAAGTGTCATCCTATGATATGCAGATCAGCGCCAAAGATGGTCTGGGTTTAGTTTCATATACTACGCTAATGATTGAAATTACTGATATAAATGATAATGCGCCAGTGATATATCTGAAATCACTGTCTAATCCCATAGCTGAGAACGTGTCACCTGGTACAGAGGTGGGCATCATTAACGtgcaggacagagactcagagaatAACAGACAGGTCCGCTGCTCCATTCAGCAGAATGTCCCTTTTAAGTTGGTTCCTTCTATTAAAAACTATTATTCTCTGGTGACCACAGGACAACTGGACCGTGAACTAGTGTCTGATTACAACATTACAATCACTGCCACTGACGAGggctctccacctctgtcctcctctaaaACTGTTGCGTTATCTGTAGCTGACATCAACGACAACCCACCTGTGTTTGAGGAACAGGCGTACAGCGCAtatgtgactgaaaataacaaacctgGCTCCACTTTATGTTCCGTTACTGCTCGAGACCCCGACTGGAGACAAAACGGAACAGTGATTTATTCTCTGTTAGCTGGTGAGGTGAACGGTGCCCCGGTGTCCTCCTATCTGTCTGTTAACGGAGACACGGGGGTGATTCACGCTGTGAGGTCCTTTGATTATGAACAGTTCAGGAGCTTTAAAGTCCACGTGATGGCCAGAGACAACGGTTCTCCTCCGCTCAGCAGCAACGTGACCGTCAGTGTCTTCATATCAGATGTGAACGACAACTCTCCTCAGATACTGTACCCCGCCCCGGAGGGCAACTCCTTCATGACCGAGCTCGTCCCCAAAGCTGCACACGGAGGCTCCCTGGTGTCCAAAGTGATAGCGGTGGACGCGGACTCCGGACAGAACGCCTGGCTGTCCTATCATATAGTGAAATCCACTGATCCGGGACTTTTCACTATTGGTCTCCACAGCGGAGAGATCAGGACAAAGCGGGACATTTCTGAATCTGACAGCATGAAACAGAACCTTATTGTGGCAGTGAAAGATAACggacagccctctctctctgccacctgttccatgtatttacttatttctgaTAACTTGGCTGAGGTGCCAGAACTGAAGGATATTTCTTATGATGAGAAGAATTCCAAACTGACCTCTTACCTAATCATCGCTCTAGTGTCTGTGTccaccttttttctgactttcatcatcatcattctggGTGTGAGGTTTTGTCGCACGAGAAAGCCAAGACTGTTGTTTGACGGAGCAGTCGCCATCCCCAGCGCTTATCTGCCTCCTAATTACGCAGATGTTGACGGCACAGGAACTTTACGCAGCACTTACAATTATGACGCATACCTGACAACAGGTTCTAGAACCAGTGACTTTAAGTTTGTGACATCttacaatgacaacacacttcctgctgaccAGACTCTGAAGAAAAGTGCATCAGACTTTGCTGAAGCGTTTGGAGAATTGGAAGGATGTTCAGAGGTATGA